A genome region from Penaeus chinensis breed Huanghai No. 1 chromosome 22, ASM1920278v2, whole genome shotgun sequence includes the following:
- the LOC125036922 gene encoding phosphatidylinositol 4-phosphate 5-kinase 8-like: MIYGPGIRMSPLRTGGSGIYCGRLRKFIVGGFERLLWESSEFYCGRLRKFTVGGFEILLRAASEVYCGRLRKFTVGGYGSLLWAASEVYWGRLRKFTVGGFGSLLSAASKFYCGRLRKFIVGGFGSLLWAASDVYCGRLRKFTVGGFGSLLWAASEVYCGRLRKFTVGGFGSLLLAASEVYCGRLRKFTVGGFGSLLWAASEVYCGRLRKFIVGDFGSLLWAASEVYCGRLRKFTVGGFGSLPWAALEVYCGQLWVFIVDDFGMWAASNIYLSGCRKPIVGGFESILWSFGSLLWAPSEVYSGRHRICVTYATDVYERRRERRVRKGTALMAS; this comes from the exons ATGATTTACGGTCCTGGCATCCGTATGAGTCCCCTACGAACGGGCGGCAGCGGAA TATATTGTGGGCGGCTTCGGAAGTTTATTGTGGGCGGCTTCGAAAGGTTATTGTGGGAGTCTTCAGAATTTTACTGTGGGCGGCTTCGGAAGTTTACTGTGGGCGGCTTCGAAATTTTATTGCGGGCGGCTTCGGAAGTTTATTGTGGGCGGCTTCGAAAGTTTACTGTGGGCGGCTACGGAAGTTTACTGTGGGCGGCTTCGGAAGTTTATTGGGGGCGGCTTCGGAAGTTTACTGTGGGCGGCTTCGGAAGTTTATTGTCGGCGGCTTCGAAATTTTATTGCGGGCGGCTTCGGAAGTTTATTGTGGGCGGCTTCGGAAGTTTACTGTGGGCGGCTTCGGATGTTTATTGTGGGCGGCTTCGGAAGTTTACTGTGGGCGGCTTCGGAAGTTTATTGTGGGCGGCTTCGGAAGTTTATTGTGGGCGGCTCCGGAAGTTTACTGTGGGCGGCTTTGGAAGTTTATTGTTGGCGGCTTCGGAAGTTTATTGTGGGCGGCTGCGGAAGTTTACTGTGGGCGGCTTTGGAAGTTTATTGTGGGCGGCTTCGGAAGTTTACTGTGGGCGGCTTCGGAAGTTTATTGTGGGCGACTTCGGAAGTTTACTGTGGGCGGCTTCGGAAGTTTATTGTGGGCGGCTTCGGAAGTTTACTGTGGGCGGCTTCGGAAGTTTACCGTGGGCGGCTTTGGAAGTGTATTGTGGGCAGCTTTGGGTGTTTATCGTTGATGACTTTGGGATGTGGGCGGCTTCAAATATATACCTTTCGGGGTGTCGGAAGCCTATTGTAGGCGGCTTCGAAAGTATACTGTGGAGCTTCGGAAGTTTACTTTGGGCGCCGTCAGAAGTATACTCGGGGCGGCATCGGATCTGTGTAACTTATGCAACGGACGTTTACGAGCGGCGAAGAGAAAGGAGGGTTCGCAAGGGTACGGCTTTGATGGCTTCGTAA